One part of the Paracoccus sp. MBLB3053 genome encodes these proteins:
- a CDS encoding DUF6212 domain-containing protein, giving the protein MTMPTVFFVHEDLKPQVSSFLPDGAALFTDLREFDRKALKSLLGRRAAGVVLPAGFDASLPEELTTLPRIELDPAEPAGAAARIIELLIDQVQASQKDAGTSRMAASVLRSEIQTLEANFKGVEDFLYGLGNPRFLQSLVWNPAGEILSISPGETVTQMLPISDVGVSAVDLWLPEVVAAFSSRLQAVLVDASGQRHGLHANLADTGLETGWLRFTTPEPIFGVERDCQLEISWSGTQPLLLGLGNAVPDPHFGVKVNGMNAKDQTLALRAWKSLPGVKLPQCAPVTARGRLVSIGESNFISPGALPEPSIFSVPNLANDHISTQFWENEDAIMVHPSRQGPVCAIIRDVELPALSHISALVNVGHPRSPNLNFSIGVAPSGLVDEDGYWQRRLGPWVIGVPPHGWAQAHCIPIEPIEGKADIILAASLASDRPNDMSWGLFRGFRIGRSDRQEAILQ; this is encoded by the coding sequence ATGACAATGCCCACCGTTTTCTTTGTGCATGAAGATCTGAAACCTCAGGTTTCATCGTTCCTTCCTGACGGCGCTGCATTGTTCACGGATCTGCGGGAATTCGATCGCAAGGCGCTCAAATCCTTGTTGGGCCGTCGTGCTGCCGGCGTCGTCCTGCCTGCCGGATTTGACGCGAGCTTGCCCGAGGAACTGACGACGCTGCCCAGGATCGAGCTTGACCCGGCCGAACCGGCGGGTGCCGCCGCACGGATCATCGAACTGCTCATCGACCAGGTGCAGGCCAGCCAGAAGGATGCAGGAACGTCGCGCATGGCGGCCTCGGTGCTTAGGTCGGAAATCCAGACGCTTGAAGCGAATTTCAAGGGCGTCGAGGATTTCCTTTACGGCCTCGGCAATCCGCGCTTCCTGCAATCGCTGGTGTGGAACCCGGCAGGGGAGATCCTGTCGATTTCGCCCGGAGAGACGGTGACGCAGATGCTGCCGATCAGTGATGTGGGCGTATCCGCCGTCGATCTCTGGCTGCCCGAGGTCGTCGCGGCATTTTCAAGCCGGCTTCAGGCCGTTCTGGTAGACGCGTCGGGGCAGCGCCATGGGCTGCATGCAAATCTCGCAGATACCGGGCTCGAAACCGGCTGGCTGCGGTTCACCACGCCCGAGCCGATCTTTGGCGTCGAGCGCGATTGCCAGCTTGAGATCAGCTGGAGCGGCACCCAGCCTCTGCTGCTGGGGCTGGGCAATGCCGTGCCTGATCCGCATTTCGGGGTGAAGGTCAACGGCATGAACGCCAAGGACCAAACCCTTGCCTTGCGTGCCTGGAAATCGCTTCCCGGTGTGAAGCTGCCGCAATGCGCGCCCGTCACTGCACGGGGCCGTCTCGTGAGCATCGGGGAATCGAACTTCATCTCACCCGGCGCGCTTCCCGAGCCAAGCATTTTCTCGGTCCCGAACCTGGCCAACGATCATATCTCGACGCAGTTCTGGGAAAACGAAGATGCGATCATGGTTCACCCGTCGCGGCAGGGCCCGGTCTGCGCCATCATCCGTGACGTCGAACTGCCGGCGCTTTCCCATATCTCGGCGCTGGTCAATGTCGGTCACCCGCGTTCGCCGAACCTGAACTTCAGCATCGGTGTGGCGCCAAGCGGGCTCGTCGACGAAGACGGCTACTGGCAGCGTCGGCTGGGCCCCTGGGTCATCGGCGTTCCGCCCCATGGCTGGGCGCAGGCGCATTGCATTCCGATCGAGCCGATCGAGGGCAAGGCCGACATCATCCTTGCCGCCTCGCTGGCAAGCGATCGGCCCAATGACATGAGCTGGGGGCTCTTCCGCGGTTTTCGGATCGGGCGGAGCGATCGCCAGGAGGCCATCCTGCAATGA
- a CDS encoding zinc-dependent alcohol dehydrogenase codes for MTASALWCIAPGEVEIRPGTEGAGTLVETAFTGISRGTERLVSEGRVPRDEWHRMRAPFQEGDFPFPVKYGYSAVGVAQDGRHAGNPVFALFPHQDRFRLPETNLIPLPPRVPPERAVLAANMETALNIIWDSQAGAGDRIAIIGAGLVGLLTGYLAARLPGAEVTLVDPLRQRARPARNLGCEFAISPPAGQDVVIHCSATQAGLASAIDAAGPGAVVVEASWHGRGLTALPLGGAFHSRRLRLISSQVGTLPSERLPRWTTRRRLEKALELLADPVLDLLISGETALMDLPSEYPRILADPDTLCHRIRF; via the coding sequence ATGACCGCATCGGCGCTCTGGTGCATCGCCCCTGGCGAGGTGGAAATTCGGCCAGGCACGGAGGGAGCGGGAACGCTTGTCGAAACCGCCTTCACCGGGATCAGCCGCGGCACGGAACGGCTCGTCAGCGAAGGCCGCGTTCCCCGCGACGAATGGCACCGCATGCGCGCGCCTTTCCAGGAGGGAGATTTTCCCTTCCCTGTCAAATACGGATATTCGGCCGTCGGGGTCGCGCAGGACGGCCGCCATGCCGGAAACCCCGTTTTTGCCCTTTTCCCCCATCAGGATCGTTTTCGGCTGCCCGAGACGAACCTGATCCCGCTTCCGCCACGCGTTCCGCCGGAACGTGCGGTGCTCGCCGCGAACATGGAAACGGCGTTGAACATCATCTGGGACAGCCAGGCGGGTGCGGGTGACCGCATCGCGATCATTGGCGCGGGGCTTGTCGGGCTGCTCACCGGCTATCTGGCGGCCCGGCTTCCGGGCGCCGAGGTCACGCTGGTCGATCCCCTGCGGCAACGTGCGAGGCCCGCCCGGAACCTGGGATGCGAATTCGCGATCAGCCCGCCTGCCGGGCAGGACGTCGTCATCCATTGCAGCGCAACGCAAGCAGGGCTCGCCTCGGCAATCGATGCGGCGGGTCCCGGCGCGGTGGTCGTCGAGGCAAGCTGGCATGGGCGCGGCCTGACGGCCCTGCCCCTGGGTGGCGCCTTTCACAGCCGCAGGCTGAGGCTTATCAGTTCGCAGGTCGGAACCCTTCCTTCCGAGCGGCTTCCGCGCTGGACGACGCGCCGCAGGCTGGAAAAGGCGCTCGAACTTCTGGCCGATCCCGTGCTCGACCTGCTGATTTCGGGGGAAACGGCGCTGATGGATCTCCCGTCCGAATATCCCCGCATCCTTGCCGATCCGGATACCCTCTGCCACCGCATCCGCTTTTGA
- a CDS encoding 6-pyruvoyl trahydropterin synthase family protein yields MFAVEVRDHIMIAHSLRSPVFGPAQGVHGATFIVDAAFYATDLDAEGLVVDIGLATEALSEVLAPLRYKNLDEAAEFAGQFTTTEFLCRHIFDQLAARIRGGEMGDATRVTRLRITLHESHVARAWFEREV; encoded by the coding sequence ATGTTTGCCGTCGAAGTCCGCGACCATATCATGATTGCCCACTCCCTGCGCTCGCCCGTCTTCGGGCCAGCCCAAGGCGTCCATGGGGCAACCTTCATCGTCGATGCCGCCTTCTATGCCACCGATCTTGATGCGGAAGGACTGGTTGTCGATATCGGACTGGCGACCGAGGCGCTGTCTGAAGTGCTGGCACCGCTTCGTTACAAGAACCTTGACGAAGCCGCGGAATTCGCCGGACAGTTCACCACGACCGAGTTCCTCTGCCGCCATATTTTCGATCAGCTGGCAGCCCGCATTCGCGGCGGAGAGATGGGCGATGCGACCCGCGTCACGCGGCTGCGCATCACGCTGCACGAAAGCCATGTCGCACGCGCCTGGTTCGAACGAGAGGTCTGA
- a CDS encoding class I SAM-dependent methyltransferase, with protein MSFSAEWLAMREAADQSARDPYLLSLAADAAGPDPLVLDLGSGTGAMMRALRPHLPASASWRLVDHDPALLSYASKATQRNIECLMQDLGNVDALPLEGATLVTASALLDLMPARWISALSRRLLDARLPFYAALSYDGCMEWDPMLPDDVIVTAAYNRHQKRDKGLGPALGPDAGRQAVETFRLAGFQVLRADSNWDLGIEHAGLQRELLQGIATVAAEAGLRDAQEWASLRMARIETTRWEIGHVDLLALPPG; from the coding sequence GTGTCTTTTTCCGCAGAATGGCTCGCGATGAGGGAAGCGGCGGATCAGTCTGCGCGCGACCCATATCTGCTTTCTCTTGCTGCGGATGCCGCGGGCCCCGACCCCTTGGTGCTCGATCTCGGCTCGGGAACCGGAGCAATGATGCGAGCGCTTCGGCCCCATCTGCCGGCCTCTGCGTCATGGCGTCTTGTCGATCATGACCCGGCCTTGCTTTCTTACGCCTCGAAAGCGACCCAGAGGAATATCGAATGCCTGATGCAGGATCTGGGGAATGTCGATGCGCTTCCGTTGGAGGGGGCGACGCTCGTGACGGCTTCTGCGCTGCTTGACCTCATGCCTGCGCGATGGATTTCCGCCCTGTCGCGGCGGCTGCTCGACGCAAGGCTGCCGTTCTATGCCGCCCTGTCCTATGACGGCTGCATGGAATGGGATCCAATGCTGCCTGACGACGTTATTGTAACGGCGGCCTACAATCGCCATCAGAAACGCGACAAGGGGCTGGGGCCTGCGCTTGGCCCGGATGCCGGGCGACAGGCCGTCGAGACGTTCCGGCTGGCCGGGTTCCAGGTCCTTCGAGCGGATAGCAACTGGGATCTCGGAATCGAACATGCCGGACTTCAGCGAGAATTGCTTCAAGGAATTGCGACAGTCGCCGCCGAGGCGGGCCTGCGCGACGCGCAGGAATGGGCGAGCCTCAGGATGGCGCGGATCGAGACAACCCGCTGGGAGATCGGCCATGTCGATCTGCTGGCCCTCCCCCCCGGCTAG
- a CDS encoding RibD family protein, with protein MKDNAVMRSVEVTPRIWNHILAIRNGARPPGDFGWTKAERAALALYGPVARRDGDARVVAQIGQSLDGRIATVSGDSASVSGPDGLAHLHRLRALVDGIVIGVKTALLDKPRLTVRLCTGRNPARIIIDPKGRLPDDATVFRSDGARRIVVQGIDRPRPHGVEILRLGARAGWINPAEILPRLQETGLSSILVEGGGTTIAGFLEAGQLDRMQVSVAPLIIGAGPQSLTMSSAVTRLSDALRPPTSFYAIGSDIVFDCVIPRLTEGVEQTCVASPI; from the coding sequence ATGAAAGACAACGCGGTCATGCGCTCGGTCGAAGTTACCCCACGCATCTGGAACCACATTCTGGCCATCAGGAACGGGGCACGCCCGCCGGGCGATTTCGGCTGGACGAAAGCCGAGCGCGCGGCACTGGCCCTTTACGGCCCCGTCGCGCGCCGAGATGGCGATGCGCGGGTCGTGGCGCAGATCGGGCAATCCCTCGATGGCCGGATCGCCACGGTTTCCGGAGATTCGGCCAGCGTTTCGGGCCCGGACGGGCTGGCGCATCTTCATCGGCTCAGGGCACTGGTCGATGGCATCGTGATCGGCGTCAAGACTGCGCTTCTGGACAAGCCAAGGCTTACCGTTCGTCTTTGCACGGGTCGGAACCCGGCACGCATCATCATCGACCCCAAGGGCCGCCTGCCCGATGACGCCACGGTCTTTCGCTCGGACGGAGCACGCCGGATCGTGGTTCAGGGGATCGACAGGCCCAGGCCGCATGGCGTCGAGATCCTGCGGCTGGGCGCACGCGCTGGCTGGATCAACCCGGCCGAGATCCTGCCGCGACTTCAGGAAACCGGCCTTTCGTCGATCCTCGTCGAAGGCGGCGGGACCACGATTGCCGGTTTCCTCGAGGCCGGGCAGCTGGACCGCATGCAGGTTTCCGTCGCCCCCCTGATCATAGGAGCGGGGCCGCAATCCCTGACGATGAGCTCGGCCGTCACGAGACTTTCGGACGCGCTTCGCCCGCCCACCTCGTTCTATGCCATCGGCAGCGACATCGTCTTCGATTGCGTCATTCCCCGGCTGACCGAGGGCGTGGAGCAGACCTGCGTCGCGTCGCCGATATGA
- a CDS encoding tyrosine-type recombinase/integrase — MRVTGLRASELRTLRWQDVDFEMGFVYVRQRADAYNQMGEPKSRAGYRDIPAGSMVLNALRRWKLRCPKSDLGLVFPAPRGGVLQHTNTQSRFRKLQEQVGVKLRWHDLRHFAVSLWIEQGISIKEVMTFAGHSSIQMTMERYGHLFPSPDHQNAMAEVEAKLLG, encoded by the coding sequence ATTCGCGTAACCGGCCTGCGCGCCTCGGAACTGCGCACCCTGCGCTGGCAGGACGTGGATTTCGAGATGGGCTTCGTCTACGTGCGCCAGCGCGCCGACGCCTACAACCAGATGGGTGAGCCGAAATCGCGCGCGGGCTATCGCGACATCCCGGCCGGGTCGATGGTGCTGAACGCCCTGCGCCGCTGGAAACTGCGCTGCCCGAAGAGCGACCTCGGGCTGGTGTTCCCCGCGCCGCGCGGCGGCGTCCTCCAGCACACCAACACGCAGTCCCGGTTCCGCAAGCTGCAGGAGCAGGTCGGCGTGAAGCTGCGCTGGCACGACCTGCGCCATTTCGCGGTATCGCTCTGGATCGAGCAGGGCATCTCGATCAAGGAGGTGATGACCTTCGCGGGCCATTCCTCGATCCAGATGACCATGGAGCGCTACGGCCACCTGTTCCCGTCGCCCGACCACCAGAACGCCATGGCCGAGGTCGAGGCCAAGCTGCTGGGGTGA
- the rpsI gene encoding 30S ribosomal protein S9, with product MAEDIKTLDDLKSVTAGAVAEAPVREAQRDSLGRSYATGKRKDAVARVWVKPGSGKVVVNGKDIAQYFARPVLQMILRQPFEVAGVSGQYDVYATVAGGGLSGQAGAVKHGISKALQLHEPSLRAALKAAGFLTRDSRVVERKKYGKAKARRSFQFSKR from the coding sequence ATGGCCGAAGACATCAAAACCCTGGACGACCTGAAATCGGTCACCGCCGGCGCTGTTGCCGAGGCCCCCGTCCGTGAAGCTCAGCGTGACTCGCTGGGCCGTTCCTATGCGACCGGCAAGCGCAAAGACGCTGTCGCCCGCGTGTGGGTGAAGCCGGGTTCGGGCAAGGTCGTCGTGAACGGCAAGGACATCGCTCAGTACTTCGCGCGTCCTGTTCTGCAGATGATCCTGCGCCAGCCCTTCGAGGTTGCCGGCGTTTCGGGTCAATACGACGTCTATGCCACCGTCGCCGGTGGTGGTCTGTCGGGCCAGGCCGGTGCGGTCAAGCACGGCATCTCGAAAGCCCTGCAGCTGCACGAGCCGTCGCTGCGCGCCGCTCTGAAAGCAGCTGGCTTCCTGACCCGTGACTCGCGCGTTGTTGAACGGAAGAAATACGGCAAGGCGAAAGCCCGTCGTTCGTTCCAGTTCTCGAAGCGCTGA
- the rplM gene encoding 50S ribosomal protein L13, which translates to MKTYTAKPAEIEKKWILIDAEGVVLGRLATIVAMRLRGKHKPTFTPHMDMGDNVIIINADKVQMTGDKRDAKKYYWHTGHPGGIKHRTARQVLEGAHPERVVIKAVERMISRNKLGRQQMTNLRVYAGAEHPHEAQQPEVLDVKSMNAKNTRSA; encoded by the coding sequence ATGAAAACCTACACCGCAAAACCGGCGGAGATCGAGAAGAAGTGGATCCTGATCGACGCCGAGGGCGTTGTTCTGGGCCGTCTTGCCACGATCGTTGCCATGCGTCTGCGTGGCAAGCACAAGCCGACCTTCACCCCGCACATGGACATGGGCGACAATGTCATCATCATCAACGCCGACAAGGTGCAGATGACCGGCGACAAGCGCGATGCCAAGAAATACTACTGGCACACCGGCCACCCGGGCGGCATCAAGCACCGCACTGCCCGCCAGGTGCTGGAAGGCGCTCACCCCGAGCGCGTCGTGATCAAGGCCGTTGAGCGCATGATCTCGCGCAACAAGCTGGGCCGCCAGCAGATGACCAACCTGCGCGTCTATGCCGGCGCCGAGCATCCGCATGAAGCTCAGCAGCCCGAAGTTCTGGACGTCAAGTCCATGAACGCCAAGAATACCCGGAGCGCATGA
- a CDS encoding PaaI family thioesterase, with protein MDETGLNRFLDREFPQIAGQVRVESVDRDLLRSRMIVSQEHLRPGGTLSGPAMFALADATVYLAILARIGEVALAVTTNASIDFMRKPEAGRDLLAECRILKLGRVLAVGDVLIRSEGQGEPVARCSMTYSIPPKSP; from the coding sequence ATGGATGAGACGGGCCTGAACAGGTTTCTCGACCGCGAATTTCCGCAGATCGCAGGCCAGGTAAGGGTCGAATCTGTCGATCGGGACCTGCTGCGTTCGCGGATGATCGTTTCTCAAGAGCATCTCAGACCGGGGGGCACGCTCAGCGGGCCGGCAATGTTCGCCCTTGCCGACGCGACGGTCTATCTGGCCATCCTCGCACGGATCGGGGAGGTTGCGCTTGCCGTGACCACGAATGCCTCGATCGACTTCATGCGCAAGCCCGAGGCGGGGCGGGATCTTCTGGCCGAATGCCGCATCCTGAAGCTGGGTCGCGTGCTCGCCGTGGGCGATGTCCTGATCCGCTCGGAAGGGCAGGGCGAACCGGTGGCCCGTTGCTCGATGACCTATTCGATTCCACCAAAATCCCCCTGA
- a CDS encoding cytochrome c biogenesis CcdA family protein has translation MLGIELADAAFLPAATVALLAGILSFLSPCVLPIVPPYLAYMTGVGVGGLKSGERSAIVPALFFVLGLSTVFLLMGMAASAFGRLFLQWQDWLSRGAGAVVIILGLHFLHVIRIPILDQEARLETGDRGGSAFGAYILGLAFAFGWTPCIGPQLGMILSLAATGGEASRGASLLAIYALGLGIPFLLSAVFINRAMGLMNRIKPHLRLIERLMGVLLIVVGIALLTGAFPAFAYWLLETFPWLASLG, from the coding sequence ATGTTGGGAATCGAACTTGCAGATGCTGCCTTCCTGCCCGCCGCGACAGTCGCGTTGCTGGCGGGTATCCTGTCTTTCCTGTCGCCCTGTGTCCTGCCGATCGTGCCGCCTTACCTGGCCTATATGACCGGCGTCGGGGTCGGGGGGCTGAAATCGGGCGAGCGCAGTGCCATAGTCCCTGCATTGTTCTTCGTGCTTGGCCTCTCCACGGTCTTCCTGTTGATGGGCATGGCGGCATCGGCCTTCGGACGGTTGTTCCTGCAATGGCAGGACTGGCTGTCGCGCGGGGCAGGGGCCGTCGTCATCATTCTGGGTCTGCATTTCCTTCATGTGATCCGAATTCCCATCCTTGATCAGGAGGCGCGCCTTGAAACCGGCGACCGCGGGGGAAGCGCCTTTGGCGCCTATATCCTTGGCCTTGCCTTCGCCTTTGGCTGGACGCCCTGCATCGGACCGCAGCTCGGGATGATCCTGTCACTGGCCGCCACGGGGGGCGAGGCGAGCAGGGGCGCATCGCTTCTGGCAATCTACGCCCTGGGGCTTGGTATTCCGTTTCTGCTCTCTGCCGTCTTCATCAACCGCGCGATGGGTTTGATGAATCGCATCAAGCCGCATTTGCGTTTGATCGAGCGTCTCATGGGCGTGCTTCTGATCGTTGTCGGTATCGCGCTTCTGACAGGCGCGTTTCCGGCCTTTGCCTATTGGTTGCTGGAAACCTTCCCCTGGCTCGCATCTCTGGGCTGA